From Populus trichocarpa isolate Nisqually-1 chromosome 19, P.trichocarpa_v4.1, whole genome shotgun sequence, a single genomic window includes:
- the LOC7469865 gene encoding LOW QUALITY PROTEIN: U11/U12 small nuclear ribonucleoprotein 65 kDa protein (The sequence of the model RefSeq protein was modified relative to this genomic sequence to represent the inferred CDS: inserted 2 bases in 1 codon), whose product MSAFPSPQNLMNAQLQDFGFQGNDLKAESVEPQVTVTLLIKHLPEAIPFKTLSRLFSHYGAVSVRPCNSGRLKNCAFVDFKSESLAYQAHTQLNGLSFLGKVLSVERASKLSEAQQGKESVPPTSLIEDASVTRDVGDGSKFRSFPASEPIAPRLGVDYPFPPHLEYAYPPPDGNILTNIVNALIAVPRFYTQVLHLMNKMNIPAPFRMALPTPPLPPAALVPPPPPPPPRISEKSPLAEQSSSESEMESSDEEFDDKALYEASGAVKPRRKRVKREAIVGPAADKDIVHEAVGLKPAFLVPKEIPVIKKKNPVLQIKIAPRVTQNEHKDDNIATESEDPDKEXVAEEIESKRLAPEEILSLPKFKNYTVGKPAPVLYIKNLDKEVVFDDFFYIFGSLFGSIDAAKSGLSVKLMQEGRMRGQAFVTFPSVELAHQALNLVNGYVFRDKPMIIQFGRNPTAAKPN is encoded by the exons ATGTCTGCTTTTCCTTCTCCACAGAATTTAATGAATGCCCAGCTGCAGGATTTTGGGTTTCAAGGCAACGATTTGAAAGCAGAATCAGTAGAACCACAAGTGACTGTTACCCTTTTGATCAAACACCTCCCTGAAGCTATTCCTTTTAAAACTCTTTCAAGGCTTTTCTCTCATTATGGTGCTGTCTCTGTTCGTCCTTGCAATTCTGGAAG ATTGAAAAATTGTGCatttgttgatttcaaaagTGAAAGCTTGGCTTATCAAGCGCATACTCAGTTAAATGG gCTGAGTTTTCTTGGCAAGGTCTTATCGGTGGAGAGAGCTAGTAAGCTAAGTGAGGCTCAACAAGGAAAAGAATCTGTACCACCAACATCTTTGATTGAGGATGCTTCTGTGACTAGAGATGTTGGCGATGGCTCAAAATTCAGGTCCTTTCCTGCTAGTGAACCAATTGCTCCAAGGCTTGGTGTTGACTATCCATTCCCCCCTCATTTGGA GTATGCTTACCCTCCACCAGATGGAAACATTCTAACCAACATTGTAAATGCTCTTATTGCTGTTCCTCGCTTCTATACACAG GTGTTGCATTTGATGAACAAAATGAATATTCCAGCTCCATTTAGAATGGCCCTGCCCACTCCACCTCTCCCCCCTGCAGCACTTGtgcctccaccaccaccaccacctcctcgtATATCTGAAAAGTCTCCATTGGCAGAGCAATCCAGTAGCGAGTCAGAAATGGAGTCTTCAGATGAG GAGTTTGATGATAAAGCCTTGTATGAAGCCTCAGGAGCTGTTAAACCCAGAAGAAAGCGTGTCAAGCGGGAAGCAATTGTAGGACCTGCAGCTGATAAAGACATAGTTCATGAGGCTGTTGGCCTGAAACCTGCCTTCTTGGTCCCAAAAGAAATTCCagttataaagaaaaagaatcctgTGCTGCAG ATTAAGATTGCACCAAGAGTAACTCAAAATGAACATAAAGATGATAACATCGCGACAGAATCTGAGGACCCAGACAAAGA GGTTGCAGAAGAAATAGAGAGTAAAAGACTAGCTCCAGAGGAAATTTTATCACTTCCAAAGTTTAAG AACTACACAGTTGGGAAACCTGCACCTGTGCTGTACATAAAGAACCTGGACAAAGAAGTGGTTTTTGATGATTTCTTCTACATATTTG GATCATTGTTTGGAAGCATTGATGCAGCAAAAAGTGGCCTCAGTGTCAAGTTGATGCAG GAGGGAAGAATGAGGGGCCAAGCTTTTGTAACATTTCCATCAGTTGAACTTGCCCATCAAGCTCTG